Genomic window (bacterium):
CAAGCAGGTCAAAACGGCCTGCTTTTTTATTACGCAACACATACAACATCCTTACAAACTTGCTTGCCCGCCTCTGGAGGGAGAATGTGAGTATGTTATTTTAAAGTTTTTAAGTAGTCGCGCAGTAAAATAGCTTTTTCAAAGTCCCATTCAGCAATGGCGGTTTTGAGTTCGCGTTCCAGTTCTTTTTTGGTTTTAGATTCTAACCAAATTTTTTCGGGCTCGGGTATAACAGGCGTAAGCTTAATATCTTTTTTAATAGATATAGGGGTAAATCCATTTTCTTTATTATATTTTTCTTGCGCGGCGCGGCGGCGCGAAGTTTCTTTAATGGCCGCTTTCATAGAACCCGTTATTTTATCGGCATACATAATTACCTTGCCCTCTATGTGCCGCGCGGCGCGGCCGATGGTTTGTACCATAGTTGTCTCATTTCTTAAAAAACCTTCTTTGTCGGCGTCAAAAATTAAAATTAAAGAAACTTCGGGCAAGTCCAAGCCTTCACGCAATAAGTTTACGCCAACCAAAGCATCTATTTTGCCGCTACGTAAATCGTTCAATATCTCGGGGCGGTTCATAGTTTTAATTTCGGAATGTAAATAGGCCGATTTTATGCCGGCTTTAGCCAAATGCTCTGCCAAGTCCTCGGCTAATCTTTTGGTAATAACTGTAATCAAAACCCTTTCACCGCGTTTGACGCGGTTGCCGATCTCTTTAATTGCATCGGTTATTTGCCCTTCGGTCGGCCTAACCTCAACCATAGGATCCAAAATATGAGTCGGCCTTATCAGCTGTTCAGCTAGATACAGCTTGTGATTTTCTTTAGATTGGTCTAGCTCGTAATCATTAGGTGTGGCCGAAGAAAAAATAATTTGGTTGGTTCTGTTTTCCCATTCTTTAAACATCATTGGGCGATTGTCCAAAGCCGAAGGCAGGCGAAAGCCGTGTTCAACCAAGGTCAATTTGCGAGCGCGATCGCCATTATACATGCCTCTTATTTGAGGAATCGTCATATGTGATTCGTCCACTATAAGCAGGGCGTTCTTTGGAAAGAAATCTAAAAGCGTATAGGGCGATTCGCCAGCTTTTCTAAAAGCTAGATGCCGCGAATAATTTTCTATACCCGAACAATAACCGGCTTCAGCGAGCATTTCCATATCGTAATGGGTGCGTTGTTCCAAACGCGCGGCTTCTAAAACTTTATTTTCTTTTCGCAGTTCTTTTAGACGCTCATCCAGCTCTGTTTCAATGTTGGCTAACGCAATTTTTAATTTATTTTCCGAAGTAATAAAGTGTTTGGCGGGATAAAGTGTATATTCATTTAAAATACCTAGTTTAGAACTCCATATTTTTTCTATTTCGCTTCCAAAAAAGTTTACACGTATAATTTCGTCTCCAGTGGGCAAATTAATTTCCATAGTTTCGCCTTTGGTTCTGAATGTTCCGGGCAACGGCGCAATATTATTGCGAGAAAATTGCATCAGCACTAGTCTTTTTAAAAAATCTTTTCTAGAAATACTGATACCTGTTTTTAAAACCATAGCCGCGTTTTGATATTCGTTAGGATCGCCAATGTTATAAATACAAGAAACCGAAGCCACTATTATAGTATCTGGGTTCGAAAGTACTGCTTGAGTAGCGGCGTGCCGAAGTTTGTCTATTTCTTGGTTTATTTTGGCGTCTTTTTCTATGTAAGTATCGGAATGGGGAATATAGGCTTCGGGTTGGTAGTAATCGTAATAGGAAACAAAATAATGGACTTCGTTTTCGGGAAAGAAATCTTTAAATTCTTGATACAGTTGCCAAGCTAAAGTTTTGTTGTGCGAAACTACCAGCGTAGATTTTTGAACATTAGCTATAACATTAGCCAACGTGAATGTTTTGCCAGAACCCGTAACACCAAGCAATGTTTGGGCTTTGGCGCCAGCTAAAACCCCCGCAGTCAATTTTTCTATGGCTTGAGGTTGATCGCCTGTAGGGCTAAATTTTGATACTAGTTTGAATTTAGACATTTAGAGGGTAGAATGTTGAATGTAGAAGGTAGTGACTTTTTCTTATTTTCTGCCTAATAACTACTTTTTACTCACTATTAACTAAAATATGATTGGCTACTTGGAAGGTGAATTAATAAAGAAATACGACCGTCGCTGCATACTTAAATGCGGTTCTTTGGGCTACCGTATTTTTATGACCAATAGCGCACTTGGAAAAATACAAGAAAATGGCGAACTTGTAAAGGTTTTTACGCATCCATATCAGCGCGAAGATACACAAGAATTATACGGTTTTTTAAGCCCAGCAGAGCTAGATATTTTTGAAATGTTAATAACAGTTTCTGGGGTGGGTCCGCGTAGTGCTATGGCTATGGTGGACGAAGTGCCTTTTGAGATGCTTATTGCGGCTATAACCAAAGGTGAAGAAGGTGTTTTAAAACGAGTCTCGGGTATAGGCGCAAAAACAGCGCAGAAAATAATAATAGATTTAAAATCTAAAGCCATGGCTTTGGTTACGTTAGCCACTAGTGCCGCTTCTCAAACTATTTCCGAAGATGCCGATATTCTGGAAGCTTTGCAAAGTTTGGGTTATACCAGTTATCAAGCGCGCGATGTTATTAAAAAAGTTCTGCCAGAAGTTAAAGGAGTAGAACGCCGTATAGAAGAAGCTCTAAAATTATTATCTAAATAAATTTATGGATACAAATGTAATATCCCAAGGTCCTCATAAGGATTTTGAAAATATAAAACATATAGATGAGAACGGAATTGAATATTGGCTGGCAAGAGACTTGATGTTGTTGCTTGGCTATCCGCATTGGCAAAAGGCGGAAGAGGTAATTGGCAGAGCAGCTAGAGCCTGTGTTAATAGTGGTCAGAATGTGGATAACCATTTTAACCGAACGGTTAAAATGGTTAAAATCGGCTCAAATACACCAAAAAAGACAAGAGATTACAAACTAGATCGTTATGCTTGTTATCTTATAGCTCAAAATGGAGATTCTAATAAACCGGAAATATCCTTAGCTCAAACATATTTTGCTTTACAAACACGCAGACAAGAGATTTTTGAAAATCTATCTGAAGTTGAAAAAAGACTTCGAGTTAGAAATCAGGTTAAAACGCAAAATAAAAAATTGTCTGGTACAGCTAAAGATGCAGGAGTTACTAAATTTGGTTTATTTTATGATGCTGGTTATAGAGGTTTGTATGATATGCCGTTAGCAGGTATTAAAAAGAAAAAAGGAATCCAAAAAGGAGATTTATTAGATATGATTGGGACTACAGAATTAGCAGCGAATTTATTTCGGATTACTCAGACGGAAGAAATATTAAAGAAAAATAAGAATAAGGTTTATGGGGATTATCCTGCCAGTCGAGTACATAATACAGTTGGTAGAGAGGTGAGACAAACTATTCAGAAAATAGGCGGTGTATTGCCCGAAAACTTATTAGCAGAAAAACATATTAAGGAAGCAGAAAAAGAGCTGAAAGGATTTAAAAAGACTTTAATTTCTGGTAAAAAGCCGAAGAATAAGTTATTGAATATTTAACAATGATTTCGGAAATTAAAGAAATAATTAAAAAAGTTTTGCCAAAAAGGTTTTGGGATTATTTTCATTGGTGCGTTTCTTTGATTGGCGCCATAAAAAATAGATTTCCTGCGCGCGAGCTTACGGTTATCGGTGTAACGGGTACAAATGGCAAATCTACAGTTGTTCAATTGCTCCACGAAATCTTTACAAGTTTTGGCCTAAATGTAGCCTCTACTTCTACCATAAGGTTCCGCATAAAAGATAAATACGAAGATAATAAACTTAAAATGACTATGCCGGGTCGTTTTGCTTTGCAAGATTTTATGCGTAAAGCCGCTAAGGCCGGTTGCCAGTATGTGATTGTAGAAGTTACTTCGGAGGGTTTAAAGCAGAATCGCGCCGCTTTTATAAATTTTGATACAGCGGTTTTAACCAATGTTCGGCCGGAACACATAGAAAGCCATGGTTCTTTTGAAAAATATAAAAAGGCTAAAGGTATACTTTTTGATTCTTTAAAGAAAAAAAATATAGATAAGTTTTTAATATTTAAGAAAAACAAAAAGATAAGTGTAATAAATTTAGATGATCCTTCGGCTTATTATTACGCTTCTTTTTCGGCCGATGAAAAATTTGGCTACGGCTTATTAAAAGAAAATATTCGCGCCAATGTTAAAAAT
Coding sequences:
- the uvrB gene encoding excinuclease ABC subunit UvrB; translated protein: MSKFKLVSKFSPTGDQPQAIEKLTAGVLAGAKAQTLLGVTGSGKTFTLANVIANVQKSTLVVSHNKTLAWQLYQEFKDFFPENEVHYFVSYYDYYQPEAYIPHSDTYIEKDAKINQEIDKLRHAATQAVLSNPDTIIVASVSCIYNIGDPNEYQNAAMVLKTGISISRKDFLKRLVLMQFSRNNIAPLPGTFRTKGETMEINLPTGDEIIRVNFFGSEIEKIWSSKLGILNEYTLYPAKHFITSENKLKIALANIETELDERLKELRKENKVLEAARLEQRTHYDMEMLAEAGYCSGIENYSRHLAFRKAGESPYTLLDFFPKNALLIVDESHMTIPQIRGMYNGDRARKLTLVEHGFRLPSALDNRPMMFKEWENRTNQIIFSSATPNDYELDQSKENHKLYLAEQLIRPTHILDPMVEVRPTEGQITDAIKEIGNRVKRGERVLITVITKRLAEDLAEHLAKAGIKSAYLHSEIKTMNRPEILNDLRSGKIDALVGVNLLREGLDLPEVSLILIFDADKEGFLRNETTMVQTIGRAARHIEGKVIMYADKITGSMKAAIKETSRRRAAQEKYNKENGFTPISIKKDIKLTPVIPEPEKIWLESKTKKELERELKTAIAEWDFEKAILLRDYLKTLK
- the ruvA gene encoding Holliday junction branch migration protein RuvA produces the protein MIGYLEGELIKKYDRRCILKCGSLGYRIFMTNSALGKIQENGELVKVFTHPYQREDTQELYGFLSPAELDIFEMLITVSGVGPRSAMAMVDEVPFEMLIAAITKGEEGVLKRVSGIGAKTAQKIIIDLKSKAMALVTLATSAASQTISEDADILEALQSLGYTSYQARDVIKKVLPEVKGVERRIEEALKLLSK
- the dinD gene encoding DNA damage-inducible protein D, whose product is MDTNVISQGPHKDFENIKHIDENGIEYWLARDLMLLLGYPHWQKAEEVIGRAARACVNSGQNVDNHFNRTVKMVKIGSNTPKKTRDYKLDRYACYLIAQNGDSNKPEISLAQTYFALQTRRQEIFENLSEVEKRLRVRNQVKTQNKKLSGTAKDAGVTKFGLFYDAGYRGLYDMPLAGIKKKKGIQKGDLLDMIGTTELAANLFRITQTEEILKKNKNKVYGDYPASRVHNTVGREVRQTIQKIGGVLPENLLAEKHIKEAEKELKGFKKTLISGKKPKNKLLNI